The Archangium lipolyticum genome includes a window with the following:
- a CDS encoding RNA polymerase sigma factor has protein sequence MTSLEENPFHPGYDTDGDHGLVARAVDGSKDALRELVARHQPFVYNLSLKMCGRREDAEDLTQEVFVKVITSLRTFRAESAFRTWLYRLTVNHLLKSRRRGMEVLADDFQTYFARIAAVPDEAMTPQELRDAAGTVEELRIRCTTGMLMCLDREQRITYVLGELFGVDHQLGGELLEISPGNFRVRLSRARKDLYSWMNQRCGLVNAANPCRCDKKTRGYVRSGAVDPKHLVFNTDYVDRIEALTRSGSSEVIDTVEQLHQRVFLEHPLQVSRSKVVDEILRNDTLRTFFSI, from the coding sequence ATGACGTCGCTTGAAGAGAATCCCTTCCACCCCGGCTACGACACCGACGGCGACCACGGCCTCGTGGCGCGCGCGGTCGACGGCAGCAAGGACGCGCTGCGCGAGCTCGTCGCCCGGCACCAGCCCTTCGTCTACAACCTGTCGCTGAAGATGTGCGGGCGGCGGGAGGACGCCGAGGACCTCACCCAGGAGGTCTTCGTGAAGGTCATCACCTCTCTGCGCACCTTCCGTGCGGAGAGTGCGTTCCGGACCTGGCTCTACCGGCTCACCGTCAATCACCTCCTCAAGAGCCGCCGGCGCGGGATGGAGGTGCTGGCCGACGACTTCCAGACCTACTTCGCCCGGATCGCGGCGGTTCCGGACGAGGCGATGACGCCACAGGAGCTGCGGGACGCCGCCGGTACGGTCGAAGAGCTGCGGATTCGGTGCACGACGGGCATGTTGATGTGCCTGGACCGTGAGCAGCGAATCACCTACGTGCTCGGCGAGCTTTTCGGGGTGGACCATCAGCTCGGCGGCGAGCTGCTGGAAATCTCTCCGGGGAACTTCCGCGTTCGGCTCTCCCGGGCGCGCAAGGACCTGTACAGCTGGATGAACCAGCGCTGTGGGCTCGTCAACGCGGCCAACCCCTGTCGGTGCGACAAGAAGACCCGGGGCTATGTGCGCAGCGGCGCGGTGGACCCGAAGCACCTCGTGTTCAACACCGACTACGTCGACAGGATCGAGGCCCTCACGCGCAGCGGGTCGTCGGAGGTCATCGACACCGTCGAGCAGCTCCACCAGCGGGTCTTCCTGGAGCACCCGCTCCAGGTCAGCCGCTCGAAGGTGGTCGACGAAATCCTCCGCAACGACACCCTCCGCACGTTCTTCAGCATCTGA
- a CDS encoding SDR family oxidoreductase, which translates to MKRFAQKVAVITGGTSGIGFATARLLAEEGAKVVVFARSEDGLAETVKSLGPNAHAVRGDVTRGADLERLFQETRQRFGGIDILFANAAVVKLMPLADTTEALFDELVAVNMKGTFNTLRQAIPHLNDGASVVVTTSWLNRIGFEGSSVLSMTKAALRSLVRVAAAELAPRGIRVNAVCPGAIETPLWGKLGLPAEQLEAAGASITAQIPVKRWGRPEEIARAVLFLAAPDSSYVTGTELAVDGGLRQV; encoded by the coding sequence ATGAAGAGGTTCGCTCAGAAGGTCGCGGTCATCACCGGGGGCACCAGCGGAATCGGATTCGCCACTGCGCGGCTGCTCGCGGAGGAAGGGGCGAAGGTCGTTGTCTTCGCGCGCTCGGAGGATGGCCTGGCGGAGACGGTGAAGTCGCTCGGCCCGAACGCACATGCGGTGCGGGGGGATGTGACGCGCGGGGCCGACCTGGAGCGCCTGTTCCAGGAGACGCGCCAGCGCTTCGGCGGAATCGACATCCTGTTCGCGAACGCGGCGGTGGTGAAGCTGATGCCCCTGGCCGACACCACCGAGGCGCTGTTCGACGAGCTCGTCGCGGTGAACATGAAGGGGACGTTCAATACGCTGCGGCAGGCCATCCCACACCTGAATGACGGCGCGTCGGTGGTGGTGACGACGTCGTGGCTCAACCGCATCGGCTTCGAGGGGTCGAGCGTGCTGAGCATGACGAAGGCGGCGCTCCGTTCGCTCGTCCGCGTGGCCGCCGCCGAGCTGGCACCGCGAGGGATTCGCGTCAACGCGGTGTGCCCCGGCGCCATCGAGACCCCGCTGTGGGGGAAGCTGGGACTGCCCGCCGAGCAGCTCGAGGCCGCGGGGGCGAGCATCACCGCGCAGATTCCGGTGAAGCGCTGGGGCCGCCCCGAGGAGATTGCCCGCGCCGTGCTGTTCCTCGCGGCACCGGATTCGTCGTATGTCACGGGCACGGAGCTCGCGGTCGACGGAGGCCTGCGCCAGGTATGA